In Pseudocalidococcus azoricus BACA0444, a single genomic region encodes these proteins:
- the truA gene encoding tRNA pseudouridine(38-40) synthase TruA has protein sequence MAGLVGDTQQRIALVIQYLGTHYHGWQWQPRQRSIQSEIESAISGVLGEPVRLHGAGRTDTGVHAAAQVAHFDTNAVIPAHRWPAILNGRLPKDILVRGAVAVSLPWHARFSAIWRRYRYTLYTDPLPNLFLAPLAWHYYHHDLDVSQMQAALEPLLGQQNLATFERAGSSRPHTWVEVQEVSCQRRGAVVEIEVQASGFLYGMMRLLVGLLVQVGSGQRSSLDFTRIWQQNCRDEVKYSAPAKGLCLLRVGYPDFPLSQEVWFDTLPRWCLSPAHPDLSIA, from the coding sequence ATGGCAGGCCTGGTCGGAGATACACAACAGCGAATCGCCTTGGTTATTCAATACCTGGGGACTCACTATCATGGCTGGCAATGGCAACCCCGACAACGGAGCATCCAGTCCGAAATTGAGTCGGCTATTAGTGGAGTGCTCGGTGAACCGGTTCGTTTACATGGGGCCGGTCGCACTGATACTGGGGTACACGCCGCTGCCCAAGTCGCCCATTTTGATACCAATGCTGTAATTCCTGCCCATCGCTGGCCAGCCATCCTCAATGGTCGGTTACCCAAGGACATTTTAGTTCGGGGGGCAGTGGCGGTTTCTTTGCCCTGGCACGCAAGGTTTTCGGCGATTTGGCGGCGGTATCGGTACACCCTCTATACGGATCCGCTGCCGAATTTGTTTTTAGCTCCCCTGGCCTGGCATTACTATCACCACGATCTTGATGTCAGTCAAATGCAGGCAGCTTTAGAGCCACTCCTTGGGCAGCAAAACCTGGCCACCTTTGAACGGGCTGGATCAAGTCGTCCCCATACTTGGGTGGAAGTTCAAGAAGTCTCCTGTCAACGGCGGGGGGCAGTAGTAGAAATTGAAGTCCAGGCCAGTGGCTTTCTTTACGGGATGATGCGGCTATTAGTTGGCCTATTGGTACAGGTTGGCTCTGGGCAGCGTTCTAGTTTAGACTTTACCCGGATTTGGCAGCAAAATTGTCGCGATGAAGTCAAGTATTCGGCTCCGGCCAAGGGACTTTGCTTATTGCGGGTTGGCTATCCAGATTTTCCTCTATCCCAGGAGGTGTGGTTTGATACCTTGCCTCGCTGGTGTCTATCCCCGGCTCATCCAGATTTGTCCATTGCTTGA
- the rplM gene encoding 50S ribosomal protein L13 → MTTTNLNKTYLPPVAELEPQWYVIDAADQRLGRLATEAARVLRGKNKPTYTPHMDTGDFLVIINAEKVAVTGKKRSQKVYRRHSGRPGGMKTETFTQLQARIPERIIEQAIKGMLPKNSLGRKLFTKLKVYAGPNHPHTAQKPETLTISTIPGV, encoded by the coding sequence ATGACCACAACGAATCTAAATAAAACCTATTTACCCCCTGTCGCGGAACTGGAACCCCAATGGTACGTCATTGATGCTGCCGATCAGCGGTTAGGGCGTTTGGCAACCGAAGCAGCCCGCGTGTTACGGGGAAAAAACAAACCCACCTACACCCCCCACATGGACACAGGTGACTTTTTAGTGATTATCAACGCGGAGAAAGTGGCGGTTACGGGGAAAAAACGGAGCCAAAAAGTGTATCGCCGCCATTCGGGTCGGCCCGGCGGGATGAAAACGGAGACCTTTACCCAACTCCAGGCCCGGATTCCTGAGCGGATTATTGAGCAAGCGATCAAAGGGATGCTGCCCAAAAATTCCTTGGGACGGAAACTGTTCACTAAACTGAAAGTCTATGCTGGCCCCAATCATCCCCACACGGCCCAAAAGCCAGAAACTCTAACCATTTCTACAATCCCAGGAGTGTAA
- the rpsI gene encoding 30S ribosomal protein S9, producing MQIAESKRAVYLGTGRRKSSIARVRLVPGTGQLIINDRPGEQYLNFNPGYIALAKAPLETLGLESSYDILVNAHGGGLTGQADSIRLGVARALCQLDGENRKPLKVEGYLTRDPRAKERKKYGLRKARKAPQYSKR from the coding sequence ATGCAAATTGCCGAATCTAAGCGGGCTGTTTATCTTGGTACGGGCCGGCGGAAGTCTTCGATTGCCAGGGTGCGTCTTGTCCCCGGTACGGGTCAACTGATCATCAATGATCGCCCCGGTGAGCAGTATCTCAATTTCAACCCCGGCTATATTGCCCTCGCCAAAGCCCCCCTAGAAACCCTGGGGCTGGAAAGTAGCTACGATATTCTTGTGAATGCCCATGGCGGTGGTTTAACCGGCCAGGCCGACTCCATTCGCTTAGGTGTTGCCCGGGCCTTATGCCAGTTGGATGGGGAAAATCGTAAACCCCTGAAAGTGGAAGGCTATCTCACTCGGGATCCACGGGCTAAGGAACGGAAAAAATATGGATTGCGGAAAGCGCGCAAAGCCCCGCAATATTCCAAACGTTAA
- the rpmE gene encoding 50S ribosomal protein L31 — MPKANIHPEWYPEAKVYCNGELVMTVGSTKPELHVDVWSGNHPFFTGTQKILDAEGRVERFRRKYSREGAVKGNRPTKAKASQDKK, encoded by the coding sequence ATGCCCAAAGCAAATATTCATCCTGAGTGGTATCCCGAAGCCAAAGTTTACTGCAACGGCGAACTAGTCATGACCGTTGGCTCAACCAAACCGGAACTCCATGTGGATGTCTGGTCAGGGAATCATCCCTTCTTTACTGGAACTCAGAAAATTCTCGATGCTGAAGGTCGGGTCGAGCGATTCCGCCGGAAATATAGTCGGGAAGGGGCGGTCAAGGGCAATCGGCCGACCAAAGCTAAAGCGAGTCAAGACAAAAAATAA
- a CDS encoding alpha/beta hydrolase, which produces MDSYRPLFQLADVRPLIQSLARVMRVGVIGVMLAWGQPILVFGAERVVVSYFILERSISLSELTHYAETGKTSRRLRAYLDALAPHQREQLRTALQERLILEPVAVAQLLYSPLGEAMLEQVSTVVQSESRQANAQALRAALILAATDPQGLSALSLIRHYPAKAMRVDLTKGLEILKTFQLLVRQSQSVLASVRQQSQAEAANQAPISPQSMQALTEPGPWRVQVLSWTVTDNSSIRLARTGQPRTLNVEVYLPTPPPPTPIPLVVISHGLGADRYSYAYLGEHLASHGLAVAAIEHPGSSMQHLLSFSGGDSDSLRAGQEFIDRPLDISFILNQLSQYPAYLRPWPGRVNPQEVLVIGQSFGGYTALRLAGAALNRAKLKQNCPPSLSASLNVSLLLQCQALSLPPDTDNLTDPRVKAVLAINPISSKIFGPAGLAAVRVPVMIVAGSADTIAPALAEQVLPFTWLKTPHRYLVLMDEATHFSTIGQSQADTTGMPIPIALIGPTPRQSRYYLRALSLAFVNTYLHQDQSMEVYLSAAAAQALSQPPLTIHITQAWNATALNSALQNLDQPVSPPPVMLAH; this is translated from the coding sequence GTGGACAGTTATCGCCCCCTGTTCCAGTTGGCTGATGTGCGACCGTTGATTCAGTCTCTGGCGCGGGTTATGCGGGTTGGGGTGATCGGTGTGATGTTAGCCTGGGGACAGCCAATTCTTGTATTTGGGGCAGAGCGGGTTGTCGTCAGTTACTTCATTCTCGAACGCTCCATTAGCTTGTCAGAGTTAACCCACTACGCTGAAACTGGAAAGACCTCTAGACGTTTACGAGCCTATTTAGACGCTTTGGCCCCTCATCAACGGGAACAGCTACGCACAGCATTGCAAGAACGATTAATCTTGGAGCCTGTGGCAGTGGCCCAGTTACTCTATTCACCCTTGGGTGAGGCAATGTTGGAACAGGTCAGTACGGTGGTTCAGTCAGAATCGCGCCAGGCCAATGCCCAAGCCTTACGGGCCGCCCTGATTCTCGCCGCTACAGATCCCCAAGGACTTTCGGCCTTGAGCTTAATTCGTCACTATCCAGCTAAAGCAATGCGGGTAGATTTAACCAAGGGCTTAGAAATCCTGAAAACCTTTCAACTGCTAGTGCGGCAGAGTCAATCTGTTTTGGCTAGTGTCCGTCAACAAAGCCAGGCTGAGGCGGCTAACCAGGCCCCGATTTCGCCCCAATCCATGCAGGCCTTAACGGAGCCGGGGCCTTGGCGTGTCCAGGTTCTTTCTTGGACGGTTACTGATAATTCCTCAATCCGATTGGCGCGCACAGGCCAACCCCGCACCCTCAATGTAGAAGTCTATCTACCCACGCCACCCCCACCCACCCCGATTCCCCTCGTGGTGATTTCCCACGGTTTAGGTGCCGATCGCTACAGTTATGCCTATTTGGGGGAACACTTAGCCTCCCATGGTTTGGCGGTGGCAGCGATTGAACATCCGGGTAGCTCAATGCAACATTTATTGTCCTTTTCAGGGGGAGACTCGGACAGTCTGCGGGCTGGGCAGGAATTTATTGATCGTCCCTTGGATATTTCATTTATTTTGAATCAGTTAAGCCAATATCCCGCCTATTTACGGCCTTGGCCAGGACGCGTCAACCCCCAAGAAGTGCTAGTGATTGGGCAATCCTTTGGTGGATATACGGCCTTAAGATTGGCAGGCGCAGCCTTAAATCGGGCCAAACTGAAGCAAAATTGTCCACCATCCCTCAGTGCCTCCCTGAATGTCTCACTCCTCCTCCAATGCCAGGCCCTGTCGCTTCCTCCAGATACAGATAACTTGACTGACCCTCGCGTCAAGGCCGTTTTGGCTATCAACCCCATCAGTAGCAAAATTTTTGGTCCGGCTGGATTAGCGGCGGTACGCGTTCCCGTGATGATAGTTGCTGGGAGTGCCGATACCATTGCCCCAGCCCTAGCCGAACAGGTACTTCCCTTTACTTGGCTCAAGACTCCCCACCGCTATCTGGTCTTGATGGATGAGGCGACCCATTTTTCTACCATTGGCCAATCCCAAGCTGATACCACAGGGATGCCGATCCCAATAGCTCTAATTGGCCCGACTCCACGCCAATCGCGATATTATTTACGGGCGTTGAGTTTAGCCTTTGTGAATACCTATCTCCACCAGGATCAATCGATGGAGGTCTATCTGAGTGCGGCGGCGGCCCAGGCCTTGAGTCAACCTCCCTTAACCATTCACATTACTCAGGCCTGGAATGCGACAGCCCTCAATTCCGCGTTGCAAAACCTAGATCAACCTGTTTCGCCCCCTCCTGTTATGCTGGCCCACTAG